In Yarrowia lipolytica chromosome 1F, complete sequence, a genomic segment contains:
- a CDS encoding uncharacterized protein (Compare to YALI0F21945g, similar to uniprot|P30666 Schizosaccharomyces pombe DNA replication licensing factor mcm3 (Minichromosome maintenance protein 3) and uniprot|P24279 Saccharomyces cerevisiae YEL032w MCM3 replication initiation protein) gives MDLEDSLFQDRSNLFLDLLDSPTLSHRENILQMLNRNEKRYCVSLDEIRDFDRPFWQGLIDHPTPYLEAMDNALKQIVHGVRDARHMFPEHEHFYVGLTGSLGNHMRNPRTIDAKLLGQLVGVEGIVVRTSLVRPKVLRSVHYCPATGLTESKTYKDQTMGEGTVTQAAVYPTADNDGNPLITEYGMCTYMDHQTISIQEMPEKAPAGQLPTSLEIVLDDDLADKVKPGDRIQIIGVYRTHGGGNGSSRFRAYVLGNNVVILNAKSHVVEGVSDEEVRQINLISKRDDAFDILSRSLAPSIFGFEYIKQAVLLMLLGGAEKNLENGTHIRGDINILMVGDPSTAKSQMLRFVLNSANLAIATTGRGSSGVGLTAAVTMDTDTGERRLEAGAMVLADRGVVCIDEFDKMSDTDRVAIHEVMEQQTVTIAKAGIHTTLNARCSVIAAANPVFGQYDVTKPPHKNIALPDSLLSRFDLLFIVTDETNDEKDRRIADHVIKMHRYVKPGTEIGAVTRDQPPQVLAVGEPVKDTADDPMWDIEEQVLSVGFVKKYIQYAKSRVSPVLSRDASNLIVDTYTSLRNDDTSQRTAPITARTLETLIRLSTAHAKIRLSSRVDLEDAEVARDVLRYALFKDVPVESRVKRRRRAEAAVGQEVSDVEDNLEHLELSDDDGDNNVYNSQASTARQRSLAALRADSTFDEMSDFVVPSSQLVSEIDIEDSVLSSQPRARQGLSTSRLDFFTREFSNVLRASKDFENGGSMHRDAVLEAINRSIPEEDKFAEEEGYAVLQRLSDDGKIMLTDDGEVYSI, from the coding sequence ATGGATCTCGAAGACTCGCTTTTCCAGGACCGTTCCAACCTCTTTCTGGACCTGCTGGACTCTCCCACTCTGTCGCACAGAGAAAACATTCTGCAAATGCTCAACCGCAATGAGAAACGGTACTGTGTTTCGCTGGACGAAATCCGAGACTTTGACCGACCCTTTTGGCAAGGATTGATTGACCACCCTACGCCTTACTTGGAGGCCATGGACAAtgctctcaaacagatTGTGCATGGTGTTCGAGACGCTCGTCACATGTTTCCCGAGCACGAGCACTTCTATGTAGGCCTCACGGGCTCTCTCGGAAACCATATGCGAAACCCCCGAACTATCGATGCGAAGCTGTTGGGTCAACTAGTTGGAGTGGAAGGTATTGTTGTCCGAACCTCTCTCGTGCGACCCAAAGTGCTGCGATCAGTTCATTACTGTCCTGCCACCGGTCTAACCGAGTCCAAAACATACAAAGATCAGACTATGGGTGAAGGAACAGTCACCCAGGCAGCTGTTTACCCTACAGCTGACAACGACGGCAACCCACTTATCACAGAGTACGGCATGTGTACTTATATGGACCATCAGACCATCAGTATTCAAGAAATGCCCGAAAAGGCACCAGCAGGACAGCTTCCCACCAGTTTGGAGATTGTTCTTGATGACGATCTGGCCGACAAGGTGAAACCTGGAGACCGAATTCAGATCATCGGAGTCTACAGAAcccatggaggaggaaatggAAGCTCGCGGTTCCGAGCTTACGTTCTGGGAAACAATGTGGTGATTCTGAACGCCAAAAGTCACGTTGTCGAGGGAGTCTCGGATGAAGAGGTACGGCAAATCAACCTCATCAGTAAGCGAGATGATGCCTTTGACATTCTGAGTCGATCTCTGGCTCCTTCTATTTTCGGATTCGAGTACATCAAGCAGGCTGTTTTGCTGATGTTGCTTGGTGGAGCCGAAAAGAACCTGGAGAACGGTACCCATATTCGAGGAGACATTAACATTCTCATGGTTGGAGACCCCTCCACTGCAAAGTCTCAGATGCTGCGATTTGTGCTCAACTCGGCCAATCTCGCAATTGCTACTACTGGTCGGGGTTCGTCTGGTGTCGGTCTTACTGCTGCAGTGACTATGGATACTGACACTGGAGAGCGACGTTTGGAGGCTGGAGCGATGGTTCTGGCCGACCGAGGAGTGGTCTGTATTGATGAGTTTGACAAGATGAGTGACACTGATCGAGTTGCTATCCACGAAGTCATGGAACAGCAGACTGTCACTATTGCCAAGGCTGGTATTCACACCACTCTTAATGCCCGATGCAGTGTCATCGCGGCTGCCAACCCTGTGTTTGGACAGTATGATGTCACCAAGCCTCCTCACAAGAACATTGCACTGCCAGACTCGCTTCTGTCGCGTTTCGATCTACTCTTTATCGTCACTGACGAAACaaacgacgagaaggatCGACGAATCgccgatcacgtgatcaaaaTGCACAGATACGTGAAACCCGGCACGGAAATCGGAGCCGTCACACGTGACCAGCCTCCTCAGGTGCTTGCCGTTGGAGAGCCAGTCAAGGACACTGCCGACGATCCCATGTGGGACATTGAAGAGCAGGTACTTTCTGTCGGGTTTGTCAAAAAGTACATTCAGTACGCCAAGTCACGTGTGAGTCCCGTTCTTTCACGTGATGCCTCCAACCTCATTGTCGACACGTACACTTCTCTTCGAAACGACGACACTTCTCAGCGGACAGCTCCCATCACTGCTCGAACACTCGAGACGCTCATTCGTCTCTCCACTGCACATGCCAAGATCCGTTTGTCGTCACGTGTGGACCTGGAGGACGCTGAGGTGGCACGTGACGTGCTTAGATACGCGCTGTTCAAGGATGTGCCTGTCGAGTCTCGTGTAaagcgacgacgacgagccgaggctgctgttggGCAGGAGGTCAGTGACGTCGAGGATAATCTGGAGCACTTGGAGCTCTCTGATGACGATGGAGATAACAACGTCTACAACTCGCAAGCGTCTACAGCTCGTCAGCGGTCGTTGGCAGCTCTTCGGGCGGACTCTACGTTCGATGAAATGTCTGATTTCGTtgttccttcttctcagcttGTGTCTGAGATCGATATTGAGGACTCTGTGCTCAGTTCTCAGCCTCGAGCACGACAAGGCCTGTCGACTTCGCGCCTGGACTTTTTCACCCGCGAGTTCTCCAACGTGCTACGAGCATCCAAGGACTTTGAGAACGGAGGATCCATGCACAGAGACGCTGTTCTTGAGGCCATCAACCGCTCTATCcctgaggaggacaagtTTGCCGAGGAAGAGGGATACGCAGTTCTTCAGCGACTCAGTGACGATGGTAAGATCATGTTGACCGACGACGGCGAGGTTTATTCTATTTAA
- a CDS encoding uncharacterized protein (Truncated form of YALI0F21967g, similar to uniprot|P39986 Saccharomyces cerevisiae YEL031w SPF1 P-type ATPase) has product MTTHALTWLGTHWNVNFKSAVESRLVSDIKDADLIKLFPAPNCGAAAMVPIVRKVYESDSTTEISFVFQKRRYIWNPETKSFAPPHFTIDDDNVTVGEFQTPKPVRSDDLELAYRVYGPNKFDIPVPTFSELFYQHAVAPFFVFQIFCVALWCLDEKWYYSIFTLIMLVMFESTVVWQRQRTMTEFRGMGLAPYPVQVYRDNAWSEIQSDQLLPGDIVSVTRSGEDSGLACDMVLIAGTCIVNEAMLSGESTPLLKESIQLRESAATLDMEGEDKNSILSGGTKALQVTPPETNVHSDIPPPPDAGCVAVVTKTGFETAQGTLVRVMIFATEHVGVGNAEALFFILFLLQFAIAASYYVWTEGVRIDRNRSKLLLDCVLIVTSVVPPELPMELSMAVNSSLAALSKFYIYCTEPFRIPFAGRLDICCFDKTGTLTEEDLLVEGITGLGSENDFMSIRTAASGAAIPDQTVHVLAAAHALVLLDEGDVVGDPMEKNTLASIQWTVGAHDVISAPSKKEQVTVRRRFQFSSALKRSSSIASHSSGRMYVATKGAPETIKKMLVSVPKGYDETYKHYTRAGKRVLALASKDVKLSKDELIHIDREHVESDLVFAGFLVFSCPIKPDAKETIKMLNESSHRCVMITGDNPLTGVHVAKEVGILYPGRKTYILDLFNGKLAFRTVDEVEVDYADPAKPLDSKYLDGTHDVCVTGSAISSLTFSHPSIGDIIRHAWVYARVSPSQKETLVSHMKDLGYMTLMCGDGTNDVGALKQAHVGVALLNGTVDGMKKMADNARITTLQNVYNKQCEMMRKWGQKDPPIPMAIAHLYPPGPLNVHYVKAMEARGVELDEKTKAQVAILSAQPVVAGQPQSTAAATQASALADKLVGMSSEDMDEAPTLKLGDASVAAPFTSKLANVSAVTHIVRQGRCALVTTIQMYKILALNCLISAYTLSILFFAGCKTSDSQATVCGLLLSVCFISISRGKPIEKLSRERPQPGIFNIYIMGSILGQFAVHIVALIYIRTEVYKIEPRENLTDLDRKFEPSILNTAMYLLQLASQLSTIAVNYQGRPFRESIRENRPLYFGLLGVGAFAFACSTEFMPEINEQLQLVHMPDVFKVQLTTTMALDLGVCWLIELVLKHFFSDYKPSDVAQRHATEIDDDVREPLPLEEKKNQ; this is encoded by the coding sequence ATGACCACCCACGCTCTGACGTGGCTGGGAACCCACTGGAACGTCAACTTCAAGAGCGCTGTTGAATCGCGGCTCGTCTCCGACATCAAGGACGCCGATCTCATCAAGCTGTTCCCTGCCCCCAACTGTGGCGCTGCCGCCATGGTGCCCATTGTTCGAAAGGTATACGAATCCGACTCCACTACTGAGATCTCGTTTGTGTTCCAGAAGCGACGATACATTTGGAACCCTGAAACCAAGTCGTTTGCGCCTCCCCATTTCACcattgacgacgacaacgTGACTGTGGGCGAGTTCCAGACCCCTAAGCCCGTCCGATCGGACGACCTGGAACTGGCCTACCGAGTCTATGGCCCCAACAAGTTCGATATCCCCGTTCCCACCTTTTCCGAGCTTTTCTACCAGCACGCCGTTGCTCCCTTCTTTGTGTTCCAGATCTTCTGTGTTGCTCTGTGGTGTCTCGACGAAAAGTGGTACTACTCTATCTTCACCCTCATCATGCTCGTTATGTTCGAGTCTACCGTTGTGTGGCAACGACAGCGAACCATGACCGAGTTCCGAGGTATGGGCCTTGCCCCTTACCCCGTTCAGGTCTACCGAGATAACGCCTGGTCCGAGATTCAGAGCGATCAGCTTCTGCCTGGTGACATTGTTTCCGTTACTCGATCTGGTGAGGACTCCGGTCTCGCTTGCGATATGGTTCTGATCGCCGGTACCTGTATTGTCAACGAGGCGATGCTGTCTGGTGAGTCTACTCCTCTTCTCAAGGAATCCATCCAGCTGCGTGAATCAGCTGCCACCCTCGACATGGAGGGCGAAGACAAGAACTCGATTCTGTCCGGTGGAACCAAGGCTTTGCAGGTTACTCCCCCTGAGACTAACGTGCACAGCGAtattcctcctcctcccgaCGCTGGAtgtgttgctgttgtcacCAAGACCGGTTTCGAGACTGCCCAGGGCACTCTTGTTCGGGTCATGATTTTTGCTACAGAGCATGTTGGTGTCGGTAACGCAGAGgccctcttcttcattcTTTTCCTGCTCCAGTTCGCCATTGCCGCCTCCTACTACGTGTGGACCGAGGGTGTTCGAATCGACCGAAACCGATCTAAGCTTCTGCTGGATTGTGTGCTCATTGTCACCTCTGTTGTTCCCCCGGAGCTCCCCATGGAACTGTCCATGGCTGTCAACTCTTCCCTAGCTGCTCTGTCCAAGTTCTAcatttactgtactgagCCCTTCCGAATTCCCTTTGCTGGACGTCTTGATATCTGTTGCTTCGACAAGACAGGTACTCTGACAGAGGAAGATCTTTTGGTCGAGGGTATCACTGGTCTTGGTTCCGAGAACGACTTCATGAGCATTCGAACTGCCGCCTCTGGAGCTGCTATCCCTGACCAGACTGTCCACGTTCTTGCCGCTGCCCATGctctcgtccttctcgacGAGGGTGATGTTGTTGGAGACCCTATGGAGAAGAACACTCTGGCCTCTATCCAGTGGACGGTTGGTGCTCATGACGTCATTTCTGCCCCCTcaaagaaggagcaggtgACTGTTCGGCGACGATTCCAGTTCTCTTCTGCCCTCAAGCGATCTTCTTCCATTGCATCCCACTCTTCGGGCCGAATGTATGTCGCCACCAAGGGTGCCCCCGAGACTATCAAGAAGATGCTGGTTTCTGTCCCTAAGGGCTACGACGAGACTTACAAGCACTACACTCGAGCCGGTAAGCGAGTTCTTGCCCTCGCTTCCAAGGATGTCAAGCTGAGCAAGGATGAGCTCATCCACATTGACCGAGAGCATGTTGAATCCGACCTTGTCTTTGCTGGTTTCCTTGTCTTCTCCTGTCCCATCAAGCCTGATGCCAAGGAGACCATCAAGATGCTGAACGAGTCTTCTCACCGATGTGTTATGATCACCGGAGATAACCCTCTCACAGGTGTCCAtgttgccaaggaggttggAATTCTGTACCCTGGCCGAAAGACCTACATCCTGGACTTGTTCAATGGCAAGCTTGCTTTCCGAACTGTCGatgaggttgaggttgacTACGCTGATCCTGCCAAGCCCCTTGATTCCAAGTACCTTGATGGTACCCATGATGTCTGTGTTACTGGATCTGCTATTTCTTCTCTCACCTTTTCTCACCCTTCCATCGGTGATATCATTCGACACGCCTGGGTTTACGCTCGAGTTTCTCCTTCCCAGAAGGAGACTCTTGTGTCCCACATGAAGGATCTTGGATACATGACTCTCATGTGCGGTGACGGCACTAACGATGTTGGAGCTCTTAAGCAGGCTCACGTTGGTGTTGCACTTTTGAACGGTACTGTTGACGGTATGAAGAAAATGGCCGACAATGCTCGAATTACTACTCTCCAGAATGTTTACAATAAGCAGTGCGAGATGATGCGAAAGTGGGGCCAGAAGGATCCTCCTATTCCTATGGCCATTGCTCACTTGTACCCTCCCGGTCCTCTCAACGTCCACTACGTCAAGGCTATGGAGGCTCGAGGTGTTGAGCTCGAtgagaagaccaaggctCAGGTTGCCATTCTTTCTGCTCAgcctgttgttgctggacAGCCTCAAtccactgctgctgcaacCCAGGCCTCTGCCCTTGCTGATAAGCTTGTTGGAATGTCTTCCGAGGATATGGACGAAGCTCCCACTCTCAAGCTGGGAGATGCCTCTGTTGCTGCCCCCTTCACCTCCAAGCTCGCTAACGTTTCTGCTGTCACGCACATTGTTCGACAGGGTCGATGTGCTCTGGTCACCACTATCCAGATGTATAAGATTCTTGCTCTGAACTGTCTGATTTCCGCTTACACTCTTTCCATTCTGTTCTTTGCCGGCTGTAAGACTTCCGACTCCCAGGCCACCGTCTGTGGTCTGCTGCTATCTGTCTgcttcatctccatctctcgaGGTAAGCCCATCGAGAAGCTGTCTAGAGAGCGACCTCAGCCCGGAATCTTCAACATTTACATCATGGGGTCCATTCTCGGTCAGTTTGCCGTCCACATTGTCGCACTGATCTACATCCGAACCGAGGTGTACAAGATTGAGCCTAGAGAGAACCTGACGGATCTTGACCGAAAGTTTGAGCCCTCCATTCTCAACACAGCCATGTATCTGTTGCAGCTGGCTTCTCAACTGTCTACCATTGCTGTCAACTACCAGGGCCGACCTTTCCGAGAGAGCATTCGAGAGAACCGACCTCTGTACTTCGGTCTTCTAGGAGTTGGTGCATTTGCTTTTGCCTGTTCTACCGAGTTCATGCCCGAGATCAacgagcagctgcagctggTGCACATGCCCGATGTGTTCAAGGTGCAgctcaccaccaccatggctCTTGACCTGGGAGTGTGTTGGTTGATTGAGCTTGTGCTCAAGCACTTCTTCTCGGATTACAAGCCTAGCGATGTTGCCCAGCGACACGCTACCGAGATTGACGATGATGTTCGGGAGCCCCTGCCCctggaggaaaagaaaaaccaGTAG
- a CDS encoding uncharacterized protein (Compare to YALI0F21989g, no similarity) codes for MFFSVQSAHPDCCLQFLLYWKDSCGQHALRRTHSLDRCALYLSGPCIQGNVNLPQRHSKKSIQMTMSSTTAVKTTEVPHFARLPGYGFLEKVVVHIIRNFLVHLCLNMELVHIVTEGSLQKIDELFPTYRKSVAMTRSLPSAQMTKLRRARPLGCPPPTHLLSIFKTRRRDALTDLPGMSFPRGVLTAL; via the coding sequence ATGTTCTTCTCAGTCCAGTCTGCCCATCCAGATTGCTGTCTTCAATTCCTGTTATACTGGAAAGACAGCTGCGGTCAGCATGCCCTTCGACGCACACACAGCCTAGACAGGTGTGCGCTCTATCTCTCAGGTCCTTGTATCCAAGGTAACGTCAATCTTCCTCAGCGCCACTCCAAAAAGAGTATTCAGATGACTATGAGCAGCACTACCGCAGTCAAGACCACTGAAGTTCCCCATTTCGCCCGCCTACCAGGATACGGCTTTCTGGAGAAAGTGGTGGTCCATATCATCCGCAACTTTCTAGTTCACCTGTGTTTAAATATGGAACTCGTTCATATTGTGACAGAGGGAAGCCTTCAGAAGATAGATGAATTATTCCCAACTTACAGAAAATCAGTTGCCATGACACGCTCGCTGCCCTCTGCCCAAATGACGAAGCTTCGAAGAGCTCGACCACTCGGATGTCCGCCACCAACTCACCTATTATCGATATTCAAGACCAGGCGAAGAGATGCATTGACAGACTTACCTGGTATGAGTTTTCCAAGGGGGGTTTTGACTGCCTTGTAG
- a CDS encoding uncharacterized protein (Compare to YALI0F22011g, no similarity), producing MCISPLSMWGSETLKGRKGGLYIYNETALNWWVFLSLSTKQKMFKSTTTVSSIPVSLYQGRTGMVSGKHSRVTLFYIGDGNRDNANLFWSLKQEMLQKHRLFLNGVIALDSQHVGDKDPYMVIQALRERQHPLLQNKTLFVGLGDGKGSDMMVKTAQKHPKLFQCLLITPESVSKTSEKYQLLSFISAASRNVFKVYEKWRRESITVVDREEPEDQQRILTNWSFLNEMKRKYRVKARL from the coding sequence ATGTGCATATCCCCGCTTTCTATGTGGGGTTCTGAAACACTAAAAGGGCGCAAAGGCggattatatatatataatgaGACGGCACTAAATTGGTGGGTGTTTTTGTCACTATCAACGAAACAGAAAATGTTCAAAAGCACCACGACAGTCTCCTCCATCCCCGTGTCTCTCTACCAAGGTAGAACAGGCATGGTCAGTGGTAAACATAGCCGGGTAACTCTCTTCTACATTGGAGATGGTAACCGTGACAATGCCAATTTGTTCTGGTCTTTGAAGCAGGAGATGCTTCAAAAACACCGTCTTTTCCTCAACGGCGTGATTGCTCTTGACTCCCAGCATGTTGGCGACAAAGACCCCTACATGGTCATTCAGGCattgagagagagacagCATCCTCTGCTGCAGAACAAGACGCTGTTTGTTGGGTTAGGTGATGGAAAGGGCTCCGATATGATGGTCAAAACAGCCCAGAAGCACCCTAAACTGTTCCAGTGTCTGCTCATCACCCCCGAGTCTGTTTCCAAGACCAGTGAAAAGTACCAGCTGCTGTCCTTCATCTCCGCGGCATCCAGAAACGTGTTCAAGGTGTACGAAAAGTGGCGACGAGAGTCCATCACTGTGGTCGACAGGGAAGAGCCCGAAGACCAACAGCGAATTCTGACCAATTGGAGCTTTCTCAACGAGATGAAGAGAAAGTACCGAGTCAAGGCTAGGTTGTAG
- a CDS encoding uncharacterized protein (Compare to YALI0F22033g, similar to Saccharomyces cerevisiae YLR241W; ancestral locus Anc_8.400, similar to uniprot|Q06538 Saccharomyces cerevisiae YLR241w): MSWQSVLVKKPDDDGPDLWKHSSLLKTQLLIAGSLGMTAFLSFCVLRKNWPQIYAARTLRRKGLPPLPNTYFGWIPALYKITEEEVLEHCGLDCYVFLQFFKMAIIIFALCTFFAVTVIGPIRRNYDNGDEDGEAGIDVGVILLRLILTSFGVTTYRASGNATEEEDPLGDKKPKVPPPQEDYQPYLWTYVFFTYVFTGIVSFFLMRYTQKVIRVRQRYLGAQNSITDRTIRLSGIPTELRDENRLTEHIEKLDIGDVRSITICREWGELDQLFVVRKEIIKKLEGAWCVYLGPREVDRETVIGVVPTILPSNNGHILDEPSNTNNPSSSSSSVSTGQNTPLNTPRATLQLGSRTHSYDRPTVRIGGWHGFTFWGLYGTKVDAIDYYTGQLDTLDQKIIKARHKEYTPTNTAFVTMDSVASAQMVAQAVLDPSPYHLIAKLAPAPHDIIWKNIYMSTMKREVRTYAVTIAIGFLTVALVPPVLGVAKLMDTKTISKSWPALGQLLKDTPWLEKLVTGILPPYLFTILNFALPYFYVYLASLQGFISHGDEELSVISKNFFYIFVNLFLIFTVAGAAIDIFQYLKDTTSIAYKLASSLKKWALFYVDLIVLQGIGMFPFRLLEFGNLLRFGFEKPITHTPREFRSLYTPPVFNFGLNLPQPILILIITLLYSVFDVMSSKILAAGTAYFVLGYFTYKYLLMYAMVHPSHSTGQAWPMIVRRVCVGLVLFHATMSGILALQQAYYLATLLAPLPVCAMLLLYNFENNYQPLTQFIALQAIRDTGGSGVSFTDLEGQRSMRHMRSQTLDEARERFLTYNNPHLTARLDGPWIGNEGDQVVIANQEGTIRRKVRLDEFDS; encoded by the coding sequence ATGTCCTGGCAATCAGTATTGGTCAAAAAGCCGGACGACGATGGCCCGGATCTGTGGAAGCACAGCTCGCTGCTCAAGACACAACTGCTCATTGCTGGATCTCTGGGCATGACAGCGTTTCTGAGTTTCTGTGTTCTACGGAAAAATTGGCCTCAGATTTACGCGGCCCGAACGCTGCGCAGAAAGGGCTTGCCACCGCTGCCTAATACTTACTTTGGCTGGATTCCAGCGCTCTACAAGAtcacagaagaagaggtgcTGGAACATTGTGGTCTGGACTGCTACGTTTTTTTGCAGTTCTTCAAGATGGCGATTATCATTTTTGCGCTGTGCACGTTTTTTGCCGTCACAGTGATTGGCCCGATCAGGCGCAACTACGACAAcggagatgaagatggagaggcAGGTATAGACGTTGGAGTGATTCTTCTGAGACTGATCTTGACCTCATTTGGAGTGACAACTTACAGAGCAAGTGGAAACGCCaccgaagaagaagacccgCTGGGGGACAAAAAGCCAAAGGTGCCACCGCCCCAGGAAGACTACCAGCCCTATCTGTGGACTTATGTCTTCTTCACATACGTCTTCACCGGAATCGTGTCCTTTTTCCTCATGAGATACACGCAAAAAGTGATCCGAGTGCGACAGCGATACCTCGGAGCCCAGAACTCGATCACAGACCGAACTATCAGACTGTCTGGTATCCCCACCGAGCTCAGAGACGAAAACCGGCTCACAGAACACATTGAAAAGCTGGATATCGGAGATGTGCGGTCGATCACAATTTGCAGAGAGTGGGGAGAGTTGGACCAGCTATTTGTGGTGAGAAAGGAAATAATCAAAAAATTGGAGGGTGCCTGGTGTGTATACCTGGGCCCTCGGGAGGTGGATAGAGAGACTGTCATTGGAGTTGTGCCTACGATTCTTCCCAGCAACAACGGACACATTTTGGACGAGCCCAGTAACACCAACAACCCTTCttcctcgagctcctcaGTTTCTACTGGCCAAAACACGCCTCTCAACACACCCCGAGCTACTCTGCAGCTCGGCTCTCGAACTCATTCTTACGACAGACCCACCGTGCGTATTGGAGGATGGCATGGGTTCACCTTCTGGGGTCTGTACGGCACCAAAGTGGACGCCATTGATTACTACACTGGCCAGCTCGACACTCTGGATCAGAAGATTATCAAGGCCCGTCACAAGGAGTACACTCCTACCAACACGGCTTTTGTAACTATGGACAGTGTTGCGTCTGCCCAGATGGTGGCGCAGGCTGTTCTAGATCCTTCTCCCTACCATCTCATTGCAAAACTGGCCCCGGCACCTCATGATATTATCTGGAAGAACATATACATGTCGACTATGAAGCGAGAAGTTCGAACCTACGCGGTCACAATCGCCATTGGGTTCCTCACTGTGGCCCTGGTACCACCCGTTTTGGGTGTCGCCAAGCTTATGGACACCAAGACCATCTCCAAGTCGTGGCCCGCTCTGGGACAGCTTCTGAAGGACACTCCgtggctggagaagctggtaACCGGTATTCTGCCTCCCTATTTGTTCACAATCCTGAACTTTGCTCTCCCCTACTTTTACGTTTACCTTGCTTCTTTGCAGGGTTTTATTTCCCATGGAGACGAGGAGTTGTCTGTCATTTCCAAGAACTTCTTTTACATCTTTGTCAACCTGTTCCTTATCTTCACAGTTGCTGGAGCCGCCATTGACATTTTCCAGTACCTCAAGGACACCACTTCCATTGCCTACAAGCttgcttcttctttgaAGAAGTGGGCTCTGTTCTACGTTGATCTGATTGTTCTTCAGGGTATTGGCATGTTCCCGTTTAGATTGCTTGAGTTTGGAAACCTGCTGCGGTTTGGTTTTGAAAAGCCCATCACCCATACTCCCAGAGAATTTAGATCTCTGTACACCCCTCCTGTGTTCAACTTTGGACTCAATCTTCCCCAGCCCATTCTGATTCTGATCATCACCCTGCTTTACTCCGTGTTTGATGTCATGTCCAGTAAGATTCTGGCAGCTGGAACCGCCTACTTCGTTCTGGGTTACTTcacgtacaagtatctgcTCATGTACGCCATGGTCCATCCCTCACATTCCACTGGACAGGCTTGGCCTATGATTGTGCGTCGAGTCTGCGTTGGTCTGGTGCTCTTCCATGCCACCATGTCGGGTattctggctcttcagCAGGCCTACTACCTTGCCACTCTGTTAGCTCCTCTTCCAGTATGCgccatgctgctgttgtaCAACTTTGAGAACAACTACCAGCCCCTGACGCAGTTCATTGCCTTGCAGGCCATTAGAGATACTGGAGGCAGTGGAGTCAGCTTCACTGATCTCGAGGGTCAGCGGTCCATGCGACATATGCGGTCTCAGACCCTGGATGAGGCTCGAGAGCGTTTCCTGACTTACAATAATCCCCACCTGACTGCCCGTCTGGACGGTCCTTGGATTGGTAACGAGGGAGATCAGGTGGTGATTGCTAATCAGGAGGGAACGATTAGACGCAAGGTGAGActggacgagtttgacTCCTAA